The proteins below are encoded in one region of Winogradskyella helgolandensis:
- a CDS encoding carboxylate-amine ligase, whose amino-acid sequence MKFTLGIEEEYQIIDPISRELISHDQKIVTEAAKYLNDQVKAEMHQAVVEVGTNICEDITDARSQISFLRKSISGIAGDLGFKIGAAGTHPFSKWEHQLITPNPRYDEIITELQDTARSNLIFGLHVHVGMADKEMAIHLVNAMRYFLPHLYALSTNSPFWEGRNTGFKSFRSKVFDKFPRTGIPGVFENYAHYEHYVNLLVKTNCIDNPKKIWWDIRVHPFFPTLEVRICDVPLTVDETICITAIIQALVAKLYDLRKHNLNFMNYHRALINENKWRASRYGIDGKMIDFGKESEVETRLLMLELLDFIDDVVDDLGSRKEIEYIHQMLKNGTGADRQLEIFKQTKDLTKVVDYIIDQTISGL is encoded by the coding sequence ATGAAGTTCACATTAGGTATTGAAGAAGAGTATCAAATTATTGATCCTATTTCTCGCGAATTAATTTCTCACGATCAGAAAATTGTAACTGAGGCTGCCAAATATCTTAACGACCAAGTGAAGGCAGAAATGCATCAAGCGGTTGTAGAAGTTGGTACTAATATTTGTGAAGATATTACAGATGCAAGATCGCAAATATCATTTCTTAGAAAATCTATTTCTGGAATCGCAGGTGATTTAGGTTTTAAAATTGGTGCTGCTGGGACACACCCTTTTTCAAAATGGGAACATCAATTGATTACACCAAATCCACGTTATGATGAGATTATTACGGAGTTGCAAGATACGGCACGTTCTAATTTAATTTTTGGATTGCACGTTCATGTGGGAATGGCAGATAAAGAAATGGCTATACATTTAGTAAATGCCATGCGCTATTTTTTACCGCATTTATATGCATTATCAACCAATTCTCCGTTTTGGGAAGGTAGAAATACAGGTTTTAAGTCATTTCGATCTAAAGTGTTCGATAAATTTCCAAGAACAGGTATTCCAGGAGTTTTCGAAAATTATGCGCATTATGAGCATTATGTAAATCTTTTAGTGAAAACCAATTGTATAGATAATCCAAAGAAAATTTGGTGGGATATTAGAGTGCATCCATTTTTTCCAACTTTGGAAGTTAGGATTTGTGATGTGCCATTAACCGTTGATGAAACCATATGTATTACCGCAATTATTCAAGCATTAGTGGCTAAATTATATGACTTAAGAAAACATAATCTTAATTTTATGAATTACCATCGTGCATTGATTAACGAAAATAAATGGAGAGCAAGTCGCTATGGAATTGATGGTAAAATGATAGATTTTGGTAAAGAGTCTGAAGTGGAAACCAGACTTTTGATGTTAGAATTACTAGATTTTATTGATGATGTTGTGGATGATTTAGGCTCGAGAAAAGAAATTGAGTACATCCACCAAATGCTTAAGAACGGAACAGGAGCAGACCGTCAATTAGAAATATTTAAACAAACAAAAGACCTGACTAAAGTAGTTGATTATATTATAGATCAAACTATTTCAGGATTATAA
- a CDS encoding type 1 glutamine amidotransferase — protein MKKDKLKLAILDMNNDEPNQGLRCITEIVSTFNDDLEYQIFNVRAKNELPDTSFDIYISSGGPGSPLDDGEWRKPYLQLMQDLWDFNKTSSEQKKSVFFICYSFQVMCHYFQLGELKPRRSTSFGILRMHKTKKGHNDLIFEGLSDPFYAVDSRDWQLVQPRLTVFKNHGSTILSLEKIRTHVELERAIMAVRFSDEFVGTQFHPEAEPVSMEAYFGLAENKKKVIDSFGVEKYNQMMDRIDDPEKIELTYNTILPKFIRNAISKVNQPVMS, from the coding sequence ATGAAAAAAGATAAATTAAAACTAGCAATTTTAGATATGAACAACGATGAACCCAATCAAGGGTTGCGTTGTATCACTGAGATAGTGAGTACTTTTAATGACGACTTAGAGTATCAAATATTCAATGTCAGAGCAAAAAATGAATTGCCAGATACATCATTCGATATTTATATTTCTAGTGGAGGACCAGGAAGTCCTTTAGATGATGGGGAATGGAGGAAACCGTATCTACAATTAATGCAAGACCTTTGGGATTTTAATAAAACATCTTCTGAACAAAAGAAATCTGTATTCTTTATCTGTTATTCGTTTCAGGTGATGTGTCATTATTTTCAATTAGGAGAGTTAAAACCTAGACGCAGTACTTCTTTTGGAATTTTGCGTATGCATAAAACAAAAAAAGGACATAATGATCTTATTTTTGAAGGGTTGAGTGATCCGTTTTATGCAGTAGATTCTCGCGATTGGCAACTTGTTCAGCCGCGCCTAACGGTATTTAAAAACCATGGATCTACTATTTTGAGTTTAGAAAAAATTAGAACGCATGTAGAATTAGAACGTGCTATTATGGCTGTTCGTTTTTCTGATGAGTTTGTAGGAACACAATTTCACCCAGAAGCCGAACCTGTGAGTATGGAAGCGTATTTTGGTTTAGCAGAAAATAAGAAGAAAGTTATAGATAGTTTTGGAGTAGAGAAGTACAACCAAATGATGGATCGTATTGATGATCCTGAAAAAATTGAGTTAACTTACAATACGATTTTACCAAAGTTTATTAGAAATGCCATTAGTAAAGTTAATCAACCTGTAATGTCTTAA
- a CDS encoding mechanosensitive ion channel family protein, which yields MEDSKEFITDILSSSWPILLKIVFGFIGVIVALYLIKVIVKIIIKLLNLAKIYRLDAKLNDIEIIEGKKLKIDSIKIISTFIKYILYVLLIMIASETLGLEIISNQISDLISYAPKLISAVLVFVFGLLFANFVKNGLKSLFESMDMSGGKAISQVVFFLLLTFISVTALNQAGIDTEIISNNINMIIAAFLLAFAIAFGLGAREVVGKLLNTFYARKIYEVGQKIVFNDDIYTVEAVQSISVILKNSKGKLIVPIKDIVENQVQMQD from the coding sequence ATGGAAGATTCTAAAGAATTTATAACAGATATTTTGTCATCATCTTGGCCAATTTTATTAAAAATTGTGTTTGGTTTTATTGGTGTAATTGTGGCGTTATATCTCATAAAAGTGATCGTTAAAATAATCATAAAGCTTTTAAATTTGGCTAAAATTTATAGGTTAGACGCTAAGCTAAACGATATAGAAATAATAGAAGGTAAAAAATTGAAAATCGATTCAATTAAAATTATTTCAACCTTTATTAAATACATTTTATATGTTCTTTTAATAATGATAGCTTCTGAAACATTGGGCTTAGAGATCATATCAAATCAAATCAGTGATTTAATTTCTTATGCACCAAAGTTAATTTCAGCTGTATTAGTATTTGTTTTTGGTTTGCTTTTTGCAAATTTTGTAAAAAATGGTTTAAAATCACTATTTGAATCTATGGATATGTCTGGTGGTAAAGCCATCAGTCAAGTCGTGTTTTTCTTATTGCTGACATTTATTTCTGTTACAGCATTAAATCAAGCAGGAATAGATACAGAAATTATAAGTAATAATATTAATATGATTATCGCTGCTTTTTTACTTGCTTTCGCTATTGCGTTTGGTTTAGGAGCGAGGGAAGTGGTAGGTAAGTTATTGAATACGTTTTATGCTCGTAAGATTTATGAAGTAGGGCAAAAGATTGTTTTTAATGATGACATATATACAGTAGAGGCTGTACAAAGTATTTCAGTAATACTAAAAAATTCAAAAGGAAAACTTATTGTTCCTATTAAAGATATTGTCGAAAATCAAGTACAAATGCAGGATTAA
- a CDS encoding formimidoylglutamase, which produces MEHLIVFTEKEKQQLLTKRKGETKFGEHIQLIPNLTKIYDDIVNLDVDYVVFGIKEDIGITANYGKSGSYKAWDATLKVLLNIQSNEFTSAKRVLVLGQLDYTEQRNALVDVDLSKKKQISKIRNLVGIIDKDVTYLVSSIIKAGKTPIIIGGGHNNAYGNIKGCALANNGKINVVNFDAHSDFRAEEGRHSGNGFSYAFAEGFLKNYFIFGLHENYTSETLLKKMKKVKTIKHNTYEAIEVRNELDFSSEIKYALDYVSNRKFGIEIDCDAIRNIPSSAMTPSGFSVTQARQFVNGLGKHSNASYLHICEAAPTEKTEIQIGKLVTYLITDFIRAHKPK; this is translated from the coding sequence ATGGAGCATCTCATAGTATTTACAGAAAAAGAAAAACAACAACTTTTAACGAAACGTAAAGGTGAAACAAAATTTGGAGAACATATTCAGCTAATCCCTAACCTCACTAAGATATACGATGATATTGTTAATTTAGATGTTGACTATGTTGTATTTGGAATTAAGGAGGATATTGGAATCACAGCAAACTACGGGAAATCAGGATCTTACAAAGCTTGGGATGCTACTCTAAAAGTTTTGTTAAATATACAGAGTAATGAGTTTACATCTGCAAAACGGGTTTTAGTACTTGGACAGTTAGATTATACTGAGCAGCGCAACGCTTTAGTTGATGTAGATCTATCAAAAAAGAAACAAATATCCAAAATTAGAAATCTTGTAGGAATTATAGATAAAGATGTCACCTATCTAGTTTCGTCTATTATTAAAGCAGGGAAAACTCCTATTATTATAGGAGGTGGTCACAACAATGCTTATGGTAATATTAAAGGCTGTGCTTTAGCAAACAACGGCAAAATAAATGTTGTTAATTTTGATGCACATTCTGATTTTAGAGCAGAAGAAGGTAGACATAGTGGCAACGGATTTAGTTATGCTTTTGCTGAAGGGTTTTTGAAAAACTATTTCATTTTTGGATTGCACGAAAATTATACTTCTGAAACGTTATTAAAAAAGATGAAGAAGGTAAAAACTATAAAACACAATACTTACGAGGCTATTGAAGTTAGAAATGAACTCGACTTTTCATCTGAAATAAAATATGCATTAGATTATGTTTCTAATAGAAAATTTGGAATCGAAATTGATTGTGATGCCATCAGAAACATACCAAGCAGTGCTATGACACCAAGTGGATTTAGTGTAACCCAAGCAAGGCAATTTGTAAATGGTTTAGGTAAACATTCTAATGCAAGCTATTTACATATATGTGAAGCTGCACCTACTGAAAAAACCGAAATTCAAATTGGGAAATTAGTCACCTATTTGATTACTGATTTTATTCGTGCTCATAAACCTAAGTAA
- a CDS encoding RNA polymerase sigma factor: protein MTKDAIHNLTDEALVEAIVKTNDTMLFEVLYDRYASMVYNKCYGFANGVDEAKDLTQDVFLRVFVKLGSFKGNSKFSTWLYAFTYNHCVNYVTRNTAKKFEKKSISSEIIDIENIGEDIDSTHEFKNMRVEQLKKVMELISPDEKMILLLKYQDNLSIKELAEALDIGESAVKMRLKRAKDKLVLKYTNYTKDGESI from the coding sequence TTGACTAAAGACGCTATTCATAACCTAACCGATGAAGCGCTTGTAGAAGCTATCGTAAAAACCAACGACACTATGTTGTTTGAGGTGCTGTACGACAGATATGCGAGTATGGTCTATAACAAATGTTATGGGTTTGCTAATGGTGTGGATGAAGCGAAAGATTTAACTCAAGATGTTTTTTTAAGAGTTTTTGTGAAATTAGGAAGTTTTAAAGGAAATTCTAAATTCTCAACATGGTTATACGCATTTACTTATAATCATTGTGTAAATTATGTCACCAGAAATACAGCGAAGAAGTTTGAGAAAAAATCTATTAGCTCTGAAATTATAGACATTGAGAATATAGGTGAAGATATTGATTCTACTCATGAATTTAAAAACATGAGGGTAGAGCAATTAAAAAAGGTTATGGAGTTAATTTCTCCAGACGAAAAAATGATTTTATTATTAAAATATCAAGATAATTTATCAATAAAAGAATTAGCTGAAGCTTTAGATATCGGAGAAAGCGCAGTAAAAATGCGATTAAAAAGAGCAAAAGATAAACTTGTACTTAAGTACACAAATTATACGAAAGATGGAGAATCCATTTAA
- a CDS encoding alpha/beta fold hydrolase, protein MKEEHFKWYSPTLSKDIEMLVFGHAGYPLILFPTTMGKHNECRDMKLVESARWFVEQGLVQIYCPDSINELSWYNKNIHPAERAKNHAWYDEFIMNELVNKICHDRGISKLAVAGPSFGGYQAANFAFRHPERVSHMFSMSGSFDIKSFVDGHYDDNVFFNNPVDFLPGANHPELWNMKIVLGVGEWDICLDANKRLASILTEKNIPFWYDEHKWAEHDWPLWNRMFPHYLSKL, encoded by the coding sequence ATGAAAGAAGAACATTTTAAATGGTACTCCCCAACCTTAAGCAAGGATATTGAGATGCTTGTTTTTGGACATGCTGGTTATCCATTAATTCTATTTCCTACAACCATGGGAAAACATAATGAATGTAGAGACATGAAACTTGTGGAATCTGCAAGGTGGTTTGTTGAGCAAGGCTTGGTTCAAATTTATTGCCCAGATAGCATTAACGAATTAAGCTGGTATAATAAGAATATTCATCCTGCAGAGCGTGCTAAAAATCATGCATGGTATGATGAGTTTATAATGAACGAGTTGGTTAATAAAATATGTCATGATAGAGGCATAAGTAAATTAGCTGTTGCTGGCCCAAGTTTTGGAGGGTATCAAGCGGCGAATTTCGCTTTTAGACATCCAGAACGTGTTAGCCATATGTTTAGTATGAGTGGATCTTTTGATATCAAATCTTTCGTCGACGGCCATTATGACGATAATGTATTTTTTAACAATCCTGTAGATTTTCTTCCAGGAGCTAACCATCCAGAATTGTGGAATATGAAAATTGTTCTTGGAGTAGGTGAGTGGGATATTTGTTTAGACGCCAATAAGAGATTAGCTAGTATTTTAACTGAAAAAAACATACCTTTCTGGTATGATGAACATAAATGGGCAGAACACGATTGGCCATTGTGGAATAGAATGTTTCCACATTATTTATCAAAACTATAA
- the fumC gene encoding class II fumarate hydratase, producing the protein MNYRIEKDTMGEVKVPANKLWGAQTERSRNNFKIGASASMPLEIVYGFAYLKKAAAYTNCELEVLSKEKRDLIAQVCDEILEGKHNDQFPLVIWQTGSGTQSNMNVNEVVANRAHQIAGQVVGEGEKTIQPNDDVNKSQSSNDTFPTGMHIAAYKKVVETTIPGIIQLRNTLHKKSLEFKTVVKIGRTHLMDATPLTLGQEFSGYVSQLDHGLKALQHTLHHLSELALGGTAVGTGMNTPEGYDVLVAKYIAEFTGLPFVTAENKFEALAAHDAIVETHGALKLLAVSLNKIANDIRMMASGPRSGIGEIIIPANEPGSSIMPGKVNPTQCEALTMVCAQVMGNDVAISVGGTQGHYELNVFKPMMAANILQSAQLIGDACVSFEEHCVSGIEPNHQVIKELLNNSLMLVTALNTKIGYYKAAEIANTAHKNGTTLKEEAVNLGYVSAEDYDEWVKPENMVGTLK; encoded by the coding sequence ATGAATTACAGAATAGAAAAAGACACCATGGGTGAGGTTAAAGTACCTGCCAACAAACTTTGGGGAGCACAAACAGAACGCTCTCGTAATAATTTTAAAATTGGAGCATCTGCATCAATGCCTTTAGAAATCGTTTATGGTTTTGCTTATCTTAAAAAAGCAGCAGCTTATACCAACTGTGAATTAGAAGTGTTATCTAAAGAAAAACGCGATTTAATTGCACAAGTTTGTGATGAAATATTAGAAGGTAAACACAATGATCAATTTCCTTTAGTGATTTGGCAAACAGGTTCTGGTACGCAGAGTAACATGAACGTTAATGAAGTGGTCGCTAACCGAGCACATCAAATTGCAGGACAAGTGGTTGGTGAAGGAGAAAAAACAATTCAACCAAATGATGACGTTAATAAATCACAGTCATCTAATGATACTTTTCCAACCGGAATGCACATTGCAGCTTATAAAAAAGTTGTAGAAACTACAATTCCAGGAATTATTCAATTACGAAATACATTACATAAAAAATCTTTAGAATTTAAAACCGTTGTTAAGATTGGTCGTACACATCTAATGGATGCGACTCCATTAACTTTAGGTCAGGAATTTTCTGGTTATGTGTCTCAATTAGATCATGGACTAAAAGCATTACAACATACGTTACATCATTTAAGTGAACTCGCTTTAGGTGGTACTGCTGTAGGAACAGGAATGAATACACCAGAAGGTTATGATGTTTTAGTCGCCAAATACATTGCTGAATTTACAGGTTTACCTTTTGTTACTGCCGAGAATAAATTTGAAGCTTTAGCAGCACATGACGCTATTGTAGAAACACATGGAGCTTTAAAATTATTAGCAGTGTCATTAAACAAAATAGCCAACGATATTAGAATGATGGCTTCTGGTCCTCGTTCTGGAATCGGTGAAATTATAATTCCGGCAAACGAACCAGGTAGTTCAATAATGCCAGGGAAAGTAAATCCAACACAATGTGAAGCATTAACTATGGTGTGTGCACAAGTTATGGGTAACGATGTTGCTATTTCAGTTGGTGGAACGCAAGGCCATTATGAGCTTAACGTTTTTAAACCAATGATGGCTGCAAACATTTTACAATCGGCGCAGTTAATTGGTGATGCTTGTGTAAGTTTTGAAGAACATTGCGTAAGTGGAATCGAACCAAACCACCAAGTCATTAAAGAGTTATTAAACAACTCATTAATGTTAGTAACAGCTTTAAATACTAAAATAGGTTATTATAAAGCGGCTGAAATTGCAAATACAGCACATAAAAACGGCACGACTCTAAAAGAAGAAGCTGTAAACTTAGGCTATGTTTCTGCTGAAGATTATGACGAATGGGTAAAACCAGAAAATATGGTAGGAACTCTTAAATAA
- the hutI gene encoding imidazolonepropionase — translation MSLLITNIKQLIQVHEHNTTILKGSDMNNLPVIENAYLYIENDTIIEYGNMTDCEGFDAETIIDATSKLVLPSWCDSHTHIVYAGDRTSEFVDRINGLSYADIANKGGGILNSAKKLQDTSEDELFEQSIKRLNELIAMGTGAVEIKTGYGLTVEAELKMLRVIKRMKQESLAIIIPTLLAAHAIPEEYKSNKQDYINYITEELIPKAAELHITNFVDVFCEEGYFDIKDTDAILEAGKKFNLQPKIHVNQFNILGGIALGVKHNALSVDHLEEINDEDIKALKGSNTIPVALPGCSYFLSIPYTQARKIIDAGLPLAIATDYNPGSAPSGNMNFIVSAACVKLKLTPEEAINAATVNGAYAMGISNMYGSITRGKKANIIITKPMNHYSEIPYAFAHNPIEQVIVNGQLL, via the coding sequence ATGTCTCTACTAATTACTAATATTAAACAACTCATTCAAGTTCATGAACATAATACTACTATCCTAAAAGGTAGTGATATGAACAATTTACCTGTCATAGAAAACGCGTACCTCTACATAGAAAATGATACTATTATTGAATATGGCAACATGACTGATTGTGAAGGGTTTGATGCCGAAACTATTATTGATGCAACCAGTAAATTAGTTTTACCGTCCTGGTGCGATTCACATACACATATTGTGTATGCTGGTGATAGAACGTCGGAATTTGTAGATAGAATAAATGGCTTATCCTATGCAGATATCGCTAATAAAGGTGGTGGTATTTTAAATTCGGCCAAAAAACTTCAAGACACTTCTGAAGACGAGCTATTTGAACAATCTATAAAAAGATTAAATGAACTTATAGCTATGGGAACCGGAGCTGTTGAAATTAAAACAGGTTACGGACTAACGGTTGAAGCTGAATTAAAAATGCTCAGGGTTATAAAACGTATGAAACAGGAAAGTTTAGCGATAATCATTCCAACATTATTGGCTGCTCATGCTATTCCCGAAGAATATAAATCAAATAAGCAAGATTACATTAACTATATCACAGAAGAATTAATTCCGAAAGCTGCAGAACTACATATCACGAATTTTGTAGATGTGTTTTGTGAAGAAGGCTATTTTGACATTAAAGATACCGATGCGATTTTAGAAGCTGGAAAGAAATTCAATTTACAACCCAAAATTCACGTTAATCAATTTAATATTTTAGGAGGTATAGCGCTTGGTGTAAAACACAATGCTTTATCTGTGGATCACTTAGAAGAAATAAACGATGAGGATATTAAAGCATTAAAAGGAAGTAACACGATTCCTGTTGCCTTACCAGGTTGTTCCTATTTTTTAAGTATTCCGTATACACAAGCTCGTAAAATTATTGACGCAGGTTTGCCTTTAGCCATTGCAACTGATTATAATCCTGGTTCTGCACCAAGTGGAAATATGAATTTTATAGTGAGTGCTGCTTGTGTAAAATTAAAACTAACTCCTGAAGAAGCGATAAACGCTGCAACTGTAAATGGCGCCTATGCCATGGGAATTAGTAATATGTACGGAAGTATTACCCGTGGAAAAAAAGCAAATATTATTATCACAAAACCTATGAATCATTATAGTGAAATACCCTATGCATTTGCTCATAACCCTATTGAACAAGTGATTGTTAATGGTCAATTATTATAA
- a CDS encoding chromosome partitioning protein ParA: MEGSKKSSTGLKVGLGILLVLFLVTAFYTSKLYSEKQENEKLLVSEKNQVMNDLNNMAKDYDEAIAESEVKNQDLIAARERIQGLMDSLKISQNSVGSLWNYKKKYMALQEEMDVLLTENDRLKGENQYLASSLDSTQVQLAERTMFTDSLLVQNTQLSTVVRDAAALQAVGLVGMGVIERNSGKQIPTERATRSDKIKVCFTVAKNMLAEAGDKELYVQVIDPKNNVLGSNDQIEFENEEVLNYSLISRFNYENRNLNICEYINELKDSKFEKGRYKVNVFSDKALVSSSEFELK; the protein is encoded by the coding sequence ATGGAAGGTTCAAAAAAATCAAGCACAGGATTAAAAGTAGGATTAGGCATATTATTAGTATTATTTTTAGTAACCGCTTTCTACACCTCTAAACTTTACAGTGAAAAGCAAGAGAATGAAAAATTATTAGTGAGTGAAAAGAATCAAGTCATGAACGATCTTAATAACATGGCAAAAGATTACGATGAAGCTATTGCTGAAAGTGAGGTTAAAAATCAAGATTTAATTGCTGCAAGAGAGCGTATTCAAGGTTTAATGGATTCTTTAAAAATATCTCAAAATAGCGTTGGTAGTTTATGGAACTACAAAAAGAAATATATGGCGTTACAAGAAGAAATGGACGTTTTATTAACAGAAAATGATCGTTTAAAAGGGGAGAATCAATACTTAGCCTCTTCTTTAGATAGTACACAAGTTCAATTAGCTGAACGTACTATGTTTACCGATTCATTATTAGTTCAAAACACACAATTATCTACTGTTGTTAGAGATGCTGCTGCATTACAGGCTGTTGGTTTAGTAGGAATGGGTGTCATTGAAAGAAATAGTGGTAAACAAATACCAACTGAGCGTGCTACCCGAAGTGATAAGATTAAAGTTTGCTTTACTGTCGCTAAAAATATGTTAGCAGAAGCTGGTGATAAAGAGCTATACGTTCAAGTTATTGACCCTAAGAATAATGTATTAGGCTCTAATGATCAGATTGAATTTGAAAATGAAGAAGTATTAAACTATAGTTTAATTAGTAGATTTAATTATGAAAATAGAAACTTAAATATTTGTGAATATATAAACGAATTGAAAGATTCAAAATTTGAGAAAGGACGTTATAAAGTTAATGTATTTAGTGATAAAGCGTTGGTTTCTTCTTCTGAATTTGAATTGAAGTAA
- a CDS encoding T9SS type A sorting domain-containing protein, which produces MKQKLLVFLIFAISCNLNYAQDWVLTNVDPDTGDEPYEIETGDINGDGYIDIVMATYDYNGGTPNQDYIKCYLNDGIGNFSTEITVSSTIQWVDGLTLADINEDGAMDIIATSVNQNKLVYYLSATSMDGTYSYTEVSVDSAISGPGQVVAGDINNDGHIDLVAPSYDNNRTQWYSGDGSGNFTAESDVENGSTNYPYYVDIADFDADGDLDVLVGFFAGNIEIYYNQYDGTDPDPSSTVSWIKDTQSVDTGNGYLYAVKFADVNNDGNMDAVKLDYYGDVEWFDKVVNGTSTGTIISNSSIISNPAAMIIADMDEDGLNDVIVTDYGNADDAIIWFKGAANASPSTTNQLIIDNGSQMLDIAVADFDGDSDIDIAVVGNQSDTVDWIENKLNALSISESELSTLSMYPNPATDQLHINGYNSESIEVVVYDTIGKIVLENTLLHGESLNVSTLASGLYTIKLNNKITSKFIKE; this is translated from the coding sequence ATGAAACAAAAACTACTCGTATTTTTAATTTTTGCTATTAGCTGCAATCTAAATTACGCTCAAGACTGGGTTTTAACTAATGTGGATCCGGACACTGGAGATGAACCTTATGAAATTGAAACAGGCGATATTAATGGCGATGGATATATAGATATTGTAATGGCTACCTATGACTACAATGGTGGTACTCCAAACCAAGATTATATTAAATGCTATTTGAATGATGGAATCGGTAATTTCTCAACTGAAATCACCGTGTCATCAACCATTCAATGGGTAGATGGATTAACATTAGCCGATATTAATGAAGATGGTGCTATGGATATAATAGCCACTTCGGTGAACCAAAATAAATTAGTCTATTATCTAAGTGCTACAAGCATGGATGGTACCTATAGCTATACTGAAGTTTCTGTAGATAGTGCCATTAGTGGCCCAGGACAAGTAGTTGCTGGAGACATAAATAATGATGGGCATATTGACCTCGTAGCTCCTTCTTATGATAACAATAGAACGCAATGGTATTCTGGTGATGGTTCTGGTAATTTTACGGCAGAATCTGATGTAGAAAATGGTTCTACAAATTATCCTTACTACGTAGACATTGCTGACTTTGATGCTGATGGTGATTTAGATGTGTTAGTCGGTTTTTTTGCCGGTAACATAGAAATTTATTATAATCAATATGATGGCACAGATCCTGATCCTAGCTCTACAGTTTCTTGGATTAAAGATACACAGTCTGTTGATACTGGCAATGGTTACTTATATGCTGTAAAATTCGCAGATGTGAATAACGATGGAAATATGGATGCCGTAAAATTAGATTATTATGGTGATGTGGAATGGTTTGATAAAGTCGTAAATGGAACATCTACAGGAACAATTATCTCTAACTCCAGTATCATATCCAATCCTGCAGCGATGATTATAGCCGATATGGATGAAGATGGATTAAATGATGTTATAGTAACAGATTATGGCAATGCTGATGATGCTATTATATGGTTTAAAGGAGCAGCGAATGCTTCACCAAGTACAACAAATCAATTAATAATTGATAATGGTAGTCAAATGCTAGATATCGCTGTGGCAGATTTTGATGGTGATTCCGATATCGATATTGCTGTTGTCGGTAATCAATCAGATACTGTTGATTGGATAGAAAATAAACTTAATGCATTAAGCATTAGTGAGTCTGAATTATCAACTCTAAGTATGTATCCAAATCCTGCAACAGATCAATTACATATTAATGGTTATAATTCTGAAAGTATAGAAGTCGTTGTTTATGATACTATTGGAAAAATAGTATTAGAAAATACATTATTACATGGAGAGTCATTAAATGTTTCAACATTAGCAAGTGGTTTATACACGATTAAATTGAATAATAAAATAACCTCAAAATTCATAAAAGAATAA